The segment GCCATCGGTCACCCGCTCGGGGCCAGCGGTGCGCGGATCATGACCACCCTGGTACATGCCTTGGAGCAACGCGGCGCCCGCTACGGACTGCAGACGATGTGCGAGGCCGGTGGCATGGCCAACGCCACCATCATCGAACGGTTGTAGCCCTCACCACTGGATCGTCGGCGCCAGCCCGAAGTCGGCGAAGGCCTTGGTGACCGCATCCGCCAGGGCCGGCGCCGAGTTCGGGCCACCGACCTTCCAGGACGCGATACTGATCGCCACGGTGCCGTTCGAGATCGTGACGCCGAGCGCCAGGTGTCCACCGCGGCGAGCGAAAGCGGCTTCGGTGACCCCGTTCTCGATCATCCGCCCGATGAAGAAGTCCGCCTCGGTGCCGTCGATACGGCTCAGGGCGGCAGGCATGTCACCGGCATTGGAGCAGCCGATCGGCTGACCCTCCTGCAGCACCGCCTTCTCCACCGTCGCCATCAGGAACTTGGGCACGAACGGGATCAGCGGGAGCGGCGCCATGATCGCGTCCCGGTTCGCCGCCATCTCGACGAGGGCGTCCTTGACGGCCTTGCGCAGCGGCCCGAGGGAGGTGAGCACGGTGTCCGGGTCGACGGTCACGGTGATGACGTTGAGCGCGTTGCCGCGGGTGTCGCCCTCGGTGCGTTCGCTCACCGGGAACGTCAGCATCACCTGCCCGTCGCCGTCCACCCGGCCGAGGGCGTGGCCGAGCCGTGCGGCCAGCGCGGCGACGAAGGCGTTGCGGGTGCCGCTCAGTTCGGCGACCTTCTCGTCGAAGGTCGCGATATCGATACTGGCCGCCACCATCGGCACCGTGACGGGCACGTCCGGGCCGGACACCTTCTTCTTTCTGGTTCCGCGTTTCGGTTTGGGATGCGCCGCGGCCTGCTGGCGTTGCAGCCGCACGGTGCCGATCAACGCGGACGGAATGCCGGGCAGCAAGCGGGCGGTGGTGCCGAGATCCTCGCGCAACGCCCGACCGACACTGCGCGACCCGGGGTCCGGGTAACCGAGGTCCCAGCTGTGCCCCTGCACGGCGGACACGATCGACAGCGTCGAGGCGGCACCATCGGCGATGGTGTGCGAGAACACCAGCGACACCGCCGCACCGCCACCGACCAACGGCTGCACGGCTAGGTGCCAGGCCGGGCCGGTTTCCGGATCGACCGGGATCTTGGCCCGCTCGTTGGCCCAGTCCCAGACCTGCGAACGGGGGCGTTCGGAGGCGCTCACGGCGATGGCGCCCGAGCGTGCGCCGGCCACCCAGCGGTGCCTGCCGAACGGCAGCGGCGACCGTTCTATCCGGCGGCCCAACAAGGTGTTCTCCAGGTTGCGCTGGAAACGGCGCAGGCCGTCCATGTCGACTCCGCGGTTATAGATCCACACCGACTGTCCGACCGGACCGCGGCGCAGCGCCCGCAGCGCGATATAGGACGCGTGGTCCATATAGTCGACCGTATTCGGCGCCAGTGTCGCCACGACAACTCCCCCATTCCCCGATCTATCGGGGGTGAGAGTACGGCCAGCAACGGGTGGCCGTGCGGATTTGGCGAACCCGTGACGCAGCTCGCACGCGCCTTACGTGCGGACGAGCTCGAACAGCGGGATGGCGCGCGCGGTCTTGGACTGGTACTCGGCGAACACCGGCGCCAGCGCGACGATCTTCGGGTAGGTCGCGTCGCGCTCGCCGTCGGGCAGTTCCCTGGCGGTGACGTCGTAGGCCTCGGTGCCGATCTCGATGTGCGCCCGCGGGTTGGCCCGCAGATTGTGCACCCAGGCCGGATGCTTCGGTGCGCCGGCGTAGGAGCCGACGATCAGGACCTTGCCGTCGATCTCCAGATACGCCAGCGGCGAGAGCCGCGGCTGCCCGGACTTGGCGCCGACGGTGTGCAGGAGCAGCAGGGTCCCGCCCTCGAACGGTCCGCCGACCTTACCGGCGTTGGCGCGGAATTCCTCGACGATCTGGCGGTTGAACTCGTCGAGCGCCGCGGTGTCCGCGACCAGTCGGCTCTTGTCGAGATCATCATTGGTTTCGGTCATGGTGGAGTCAGCCTTTCCGTCCCGGCATCTATTCCGGCCGAGTCTGCCGCCACCACGCGGCGATGTAGAGCACCATCGCCGCGGCAAGTGAGACCAGCACCCAGACCACGACCGCGAGGTCGATCCAGGCGCCCGCGGGCGGGGCGCCGGGCAGCACATTGCGCAGCGGCACCACGGCGAACAGCATCGCCGCGAACCAGGTGATGAACGGTGGTTGAAGTTTGCGCCGGTCGGTCACCGTCTCCACCGCGACGAACAACGCCGCGGCCGGCAGGGCGAGCAACACCAGCAGGATGCCGGCGATCAGCACCAGAGCCTCACGGGTGCGGTGCATCTCCAGTTGCACGCCGGGCACACCGTCGGGCAGCGTCTCGGCCCGGCTGTCGACGGTCCACCCGTTGATGGAGCCACCGACGACGATGGGTGCCGGCACGCGACGCAGCGGCGTACCGGCGAACAACTCGATCCCGATCCGGTCGGTGGCATAACGGTCGAAGGGCCAGTCGTCGGGGTCGCCGATGGCTGCGAACGACGTCGACTCCTCGCTGCCGACCAGGTCGTCGTGCACGAAGATCAGTTCACCGGACTGCGTCCAGGAGCTCAGCCGGACCGTGAACTGCGTTGGCGGCGAGCGTAACTCGACACCGGGGTGCACCAGGACATCGACGTCCAGGCGGTTCTGCGCGGCTTCCATCTGCCGCAGCCGCACGATGACGGCGGTGTCGCCGGTCACCGCCTCCTCGGGGAAGGCGAACTGGCGCGGTGTCTGCTCCAGCACGCCGTAGCCGATCAACGAGGCGACGTACACCGCGATCACGACGACCACCGTGGTCAGCACGGTGGCGCGACGGGACGCGCGGGCAAGCGGCACGCGCGGATCCTAACGTCACCCGCACGCCGCCGGTGGCCGATTGGTCCGGGGCTACTTGGGCTCCGGCTTGGCGTCGATACCGGCTTCCTTGCGCTGCAAGGCGGTGATCGGTGCCGGCGCATCGGTCAACGGGTCGACACCACCGCCGGACTTGGGGAATGCGATGACCTCGCGGATTGAGTCGACCCCGGCCAGCAGCGCGACGATCCGGTCCCAGCCGAACGCGATACCGCCGTGCGGCGGCGCGCCGAAGGTGAAGGCGTCCAACAGGAATCCGAACTTCTCCCGGGCCTCGTCGTGATCGATACCCATCATCGCGAACACCCGCTCCTGCACGTCGCGGCGGTGGATACGAATCGATCCGCCACCGATCTCGTTGCCGTTGCAGACGATGTCGTAGGCGTTGGCCAGCGCCGACCCCGGGTCGGTGTCGAACGTCGCCTCCGACTCGGGCATCGGCGCGGTGAACGCGTGGTGCACCGCGGTCCAGTTGCCCGAACCCACCGCGACATCGCCGGCCGCGGTCGCATCGTCGGCCGGTTCGAACAGCGGCCATTTCACGATCCAGGTGAAGGCCCAGGCGTTCGGATCGATGAGGTCGAGGCGCTTGGCAATCTCGATGCGGGTCGCCCCGAGCAGCGCACGGGCTCCCTTGGGGGTACCGGCTGCGAAGAACACGCAGTCCCCCGGCGCGGCACCGACGTGGGCGGCCAGGCCCGCGCGCTCGGCGTCGGACAGGTTCTTGGCGACCGGCCCGCTCAGCTCGCCGTCCTCGCCGACGAGCACATAGGCCAGGCCCTTGTGCCCGCGCTGTTTGGCGAACTCCTGCCAGCCGTCCAGCGTCCGGCGGGGCTGCGACGCGCCGCCGGCCATGACCACGGCACCCACATAGGGCGCCTGGAACACCCGGAACGGCGTGTCCTTGAAGTACTCGGTGCACTCGACGAGTTCGACGGCGAACCGCAGGTCGGGCTTGTCGGTGCCGAATCGGCCCATCGCCTCGTCGTAGCACATCCGCGGGATCGGGGTGGCGAGGTCGTAGCCGATGGTGGACCACACGGCCCGCAGCACTTCTTCGGAGATCGCGATGACATCGTCGGCGTCGACGAAGCTCAGCTCCATGTCGAGCTGGGTGAACTCGGGCTGGCGGTCGGCGCGGAAATCCTCGTCGCGGTAGCAGCGCGCGATCTGGTAGTAGCGCTCCATGCCCGCCACCATCAACAGCTGCTTGAACAGCTGCGGGCTCTGCGGCAATGCGTAGAAGCTGCCGGGTTGCAACCGGGCCGGCACCAGGAAGTCCCGCGCTCCCTCCGGTGTGGACCGGGTGAGCGTCGGGGTCTCGATCTCGACGAAGTCGTGCGCGGCAAGCACACCGCGCGCGGCGGCATTCACCTTGGACCGCAGGCGGATTGCATTGCCGGGGCCCTCGCGGCGCAGATCCAGGTAGCGGTACCGCAGGCGCGCCTCCTCACCGGCGCTCTCGTCGAGCTGGAACGGCAGCGGGGCGCTCTCGCCCAGCACCGTCAGCTCGGTGGCGTTGACCTCGATATCGCCGGTCGCGATCTCGGCGTTGGCATTGCCCTGCGGACGCACCTCGACGACCCCGGTCACCGCGACGCAGAACTCGGCGCGCAACCGGTGCGCCTGCTCCAGCACCGCCGCGTCCCGGAAGACGACCTGGGATGTCCCGGACGCATCGCGCAGGTCGATGAAGATGACACCGCCGTGGTCGCGGCGGCGCGCCACCCAACCCGCCAGGGTCACCGTCTGACCGGCGTCGGTGGACCGCAGCGATCCGGCGGCATGGGTGCGCAGCACGAAAACTCCTCATGAAGATGGGTGAGACGACAGCACAGTCTAGTGGGGGGCCCGCGATCACCAACGACCGCAGTCCGCGGCCGATCGGTACCCATTAGGGTCGACGGGTGAGGAAAATGTACCCGTGCGAGCGCGTCGATCTGGATTTCATCTCCGATGCCCCGTTCCGCTTCGTCAGCACGGTCGACTTGGCCCTCCCCCCCGAGCAGCTGTTCGAGGTGCTCTCGGACGCCGGGTCATGGCCGCAGTGGGCCAGTGTGATCACCGATGTGCGCTGGACCAGCCCGCAGCCCTATGACGTCGGCACCACCCGCACCGTCACGATGCGTGGCAACATCATCGGCGACGAGGAATTCCTGGCCTGGGAGCCCTACAGCCACATGGCCTTTCGGTTCAACGACGCGTCCACCGCCAGCATCGCGGCGTTCGCCGAGGATTACTGGATCGTGCCGACAGATCGGGGTTGCCACCTGACCTGGGTGATGGCGATGAAACCGAACGGCACGGCCGCCCGGCTGGGCATGACGGCCGGAAAGCCCTTGATGGCCTGGATGTTTCAAAGGTTCCTGCACAACCTGCGCCGATACACCGACCAACGGTACGGTTAGCGCCAGTCCCGGATCGCCGCGGCGAACGCGTGGGGCGCGTCGGACTGGACGAAGTGGCCCGCCCCGGCGACCAGTTCGACACGGTGATCGGAAAAGGTGTCCTTCCACCTGGTGAGTTCGCGGTCGCCGAACGCGATATCGCCGGTTCCCCAGATGATCAGCACCGGTAGCGACGCGATCGCCGGCAGCGTCGATGCGACCTCGGCCAGGAACTCCCGGCTCGCGGTGAGTTCACGAGGGAAGATCCCCGAGGCTTCGCGGCGCAGCGGGCTTGCCAGCGCCTGCTGATAGTGCGCCATCTCGTCTCCGGACGGCTTCCTGAGCCGGTGTCCGGCCGGGATCATCGCGTTGACGAACAGATTGAATTGCCTGATCAGCAGCCGCCCCAGCGGTCCTCCCATCACGCGGGACATGATCTGCACGTGCACCGCATCCGTCGGCCACGCCCAGGTGTTGCCCAGCACCAGACGCTCGACCGCCGCGGGGCGCCGGGCCAGGGCGGCCAGCCCGATGGGCCCGCCCCAGTCATGGACCACCAGCGTCACCGCACTCAGCGCCAGCTCGTCGATGAAATCGGTGATCACCTGCGCGTGATCGGCGGGCAGATACCCGTATCCCGGTGCCGCGACCGACAACCCGAATCCCGGGTAGTCGACGGCGACGCAGCGGAAATCGTCGCGCAGCTCCTTGATCACCTCGCGGTACACGAACGACCAGGTGGGATTGCCGTGCAGGAACAGCAGGGTAGGCCCACTGCCCTCGTCGATGTAGTGCACGGTGTGGCCGCCGATGTCGACGAACCGGCTGTCGAACGGGAACAGCTCGTCATCGACCCAGTCCGGTCGCTGTCGTACCACCATCGTCATCACCCTTCCGCCGTGTCACTTGATATAAGCAATTGAGCTTTAAAATATCAAGCGTGATCGCGCTGCGCATCCGCGCTAATAGACGCCGTCCCACGCTGCGCGCCGGCGGGCATCGGGGTCCTCGACGGTGACATCACGGGTCGACCGGATCACCAGGGTGCGCCGGAACTCGGCGTCATAGCGCGGCCATTCGCTGAGACCGTCGGTGGCGAAGTCCAGCCAGGTCCGCTGCATCCGCCTGCCCACCGAGGGCTGCACCCGCCGGCCCAGGGGATGCAGCTTGCGGCCCAGATAGGAGCCGTAGCTGTGCTGGATGTGCACGATCTCGCTGCCGTGCGTCGCGCCCAGCCCGAGCGCCTTCAGCGTCCACGTGGTGTGGTCGAAGCGGTACACGTGCGTCGCGGCGTCGCCGCTGTAGGCATCGGCGAACGCCCAGGTGGGCGCCCCGAACATGGCGTCGGACCCGAAATCGACCAGCGCCCGCCGGCGCGGGAACCCCGGATACGCGGCGAGCACCCGGTCCCGGGCCTGCGGCGCGCGGCGGGCGAAGAAGGCATCGATCCCGGCCGCCGTGGTGGGCAGCATCGGCGGCTTGCCCCAGGCGAACATCGACGCCTCGTGGCTGTTGGTGCCGATGATCAGCGGTACCCGTAGCACCGCGCCGGCGCGCGCCGCCTCGATCGGATGCTGCGGAAGCAGGTCCACGCCGTGGGTCAATCCGTATGCCAGCACCGGGGTCTGGGCCGCACTCTCCAATTGGATCTGTCCCGCGGCGCGGCGCAGCCGGCGCTGCGGGAGCGCCTTGAGCTCGTCGGCCCCGACCCCGAGCTCGGCCAGGAACGCCTGCGACTGACGTGCCCGCGACTCCCGATCCGCAATCAACGGCAACGCCGGGCTCTGTGCGATGGCCCGACTGAACAGACCCTCGGCGGCCGGGCTGGCCAGCAGCGCCAGCACCGAGGTCGCCCCCGCGGACTCACCGAACACCGTCACCTGCTCGGGATCTCCGCCGAACGCACCGATGTTCTCCCGGATCCAGCGCAGCGCCGCGATTTGATCACGCAAACACAGGTTGTCATCGAAACCGGGACCGAGATCGCCGAGCTCGAATCCGCCGAAGACACCGAGCCGATAGGTCACGTTGACCACCACGACATTGCCGTTGGCCGCCAGCCGGGAACCGTTGTAGAGCTGCAGTTGGCCCGCCCCGTAGACGAAGGCACCGCCGGGGATCCACACCATGACGGGTAACGATCCGCCCACATCGGGTGACCAGACCGTCACGGTCAGGCACGCTTCGTCGCGCATCTTGGGGTCATCGCGCCCGCCACCGACGAACGAACGGCCCTGCGGCGGCAGCGGACCGTGCTCGATGGCGTCCCGCACCCCCGACCACGGTCGCACCGGGCGAGGGGCCACGAAACGCAAGTCGCCCACCGGTTGTTGGGCGTACGCGACGCCGCGCCACACGCCGACCCCACCGTCGGTGGCGCCCCGGAGCAGGCCGTGCGCCGTCTCCACGATGGTTGTCAGTTCGGCGACAGGGGCCACCCCAGAATCGTAGTGTGGAAAGCTGAGCGCGGCTTGGACCAGGTGATGGTGCCGACACGCAGATGGGGTTGGTGAGGACGTTGACCTTCAACGAGGGTATGCAGATCGACACGAGCACCACCTCGAGCAGTGGCGGTCGGGGCGGGGGCGGGCGCGGGATCGCCGTCGGCGGGGGTATCGGCGGGCTCCTGCTGGTGGTGGTCGCCCTGTTCCTCGGGGTGGATCCGAGCAGCGTATTGCCCCAAGATCAGGTGCCGGGCATGGACACCCAGGGTGTCGACGCCTCGGGTTTCGATCTGAGCCAATGCAAGACCGGCGCGGACGCCAATGCGATCGTGCAATGCCGGGTGGTGGCCACCGGCAACTCCGTGGATGCGGTCTGGGCGCAACAGCTGCAGGGGTATCAGCGCCCGCAGGTCCGGCTGTTCACCGGGTCGGTGAACACCGGTTGCGGGCCGGCCGACAGCGCGGTGGGCCCGTTCTACTGCCCGTCGGACCGGACGGCCTATTTCGACACCGACTTCTTCGACGTGCTGGT is part of the Mycobacterium adipatum genome and harbors:
- a CDS encoding alpha/beta fold hydrolase; the encoded protein is MVVRQRPDWVDDELFPFDSRFVDIGGHTVHYIDEGSGPTLLFLHGNPTWSFVYREVIKELRDDFRCVAVDYPGFGLSVAAPGYGYLPADHAQVITDFIDELALSAVTLVVHDWGGPIGLAALARRPAAVERLVLGNTWAWPTDAVHVQIMSRVMGGPLGRLLIRQFNLFVNAMIPAGHRLRKPSGDEMAHYQQALASPLRREASGIFPRELTASREFLAEVASTLPAIASLPVLIIWGTGDIAFGDRELTRWKDTFSDHRVELVAGAGHFVQSDAPHAFAAAIRDWR
- a CDS encoding nitroreductase family deazaflavin-dependent oxidoreductase: MTETNDDLDKSRLVADTAALDEFNRQIVEEFRANAGKVGGPFEGGTLLLLHTVGAKSGQPRLSPLAYLEIDGKVLIVGSYAGAPKHPAWVHNLRANPRAHIEIGTEAYDVTARELPDGERDATYPKIVALAPVFAEYQSKTARAIPLFELVRT
- a CDS encoding DUF4436 family protein, translated to MPLARASRRATVLTTVVVVIAVYVASLIGYGVLEQTPRQFAFPEEAVTGDTAVIVRLRQMEAAQNRLDVDVLVHPGVELRSPPTQFTVRLSSWTQSGELIFVHDDLVGSEESTSFAAIGDPDDWPFDRYATDRIGIELFAGTPLRRVPAPIVVGGSINGWTVDSRAETLPDGVPGVQLEMHRTREALVLIAGILLVLLALPAAALFVAVETVTDRRKLQPPFITWFAAMLFAVVPLRNVLPGAPPAGAWIDLAVVVWVLVSLAAAMVLYIAAWWRQTRPE
- a CDS encoding SRPBCC family protein gives rise to the protein MYPCERVDLDFISDAPFRFVSTVDLALPPEQLFEVLSDAGSWPQWASVITDVRWTSPQPYDVGTTRTVTMRGNIIGDEEFLAWEPYSHMAFRFNDASTASIAAFAEDYWIVPTDRGCHLTWVMAMKPNGTAARLGMTAGKPLMAWMFQRFLHNLRRYTDQRYG
- a CDS encoding carboxylesterase/lipase family protein codes for the protein MAPVAELTTIVETAHGLLRGATDGGVGVWRGVAYAQQPVGDLRFVAPRPVRPWSGVRDAIEHGPLPPQGRSFVGGGRDDPKMRDEACLTVTVWSPDVGGSLPVMVWIPGGAFVYGAGQLQLYNGSRLAANGNVVVVNVTYRLGVFGGFELGDLGPGFDDNLCLRDQIAALRWIRENIGAFGGDPEQVTVFGESAGATSVLALLASPAAEGLFSRAIAQSPALPLIADRESRARQSQAFLAELGVGADELKALPQRRLRRAAGQIQLESAAQTPVLAYGLTHGVDLLPQHPIEAARAGAVLRVPLIIGTNSHEASMFAWGKPPMLPTTAAGIDAFFARRAPQARDRVLAAYPGFPRRRALVDFGSDAMFGAPTWAFADAYSGDAATHVYRFDHTTWTLKALGLGATHGSEIVHIQHSYGSYLGRKLHPLGRRVQPSVGRRMQRTWLDFATDGLSEWPRYDAEFRRTLVIRSTRDVTVEDPDARRRAAWDGVY
- a CDS encoding neutral zinc metallopeptidase; translation: MTFNEGMQIDTSTTSSSGGRGGGGRGIAVGGGIGGLLLVVVALFLGVDPSSVLPQDQVPGMDTQGVDASGFDLSQCKTGADANAIVQCRVVATGNSVDAVWAQQLQGYQRPQVRLFTGSVNTGCGPADSAVGPFYCPSDRTAYFDTDFFDVLVDQFGSSGGPLAQEYVVAHEFGHHVQNLLGVLGRAQQDPQGPTGGGVRTELQADCYAGVWAHYASITKQESTGEPFLEPLSDKDIADALSAASSVGDDRIQKQATGRVNPEAWTHGSSAQRQQWFTQGYRTGDPNQCDTFAPGAL
- the aspS gene encoding aspartate--tRNA ligase, with translation MLRTHAAGSLRSTDAGQTVTLAGWVARRRDHGGVIFIDLRDASGTSQVVFRDAAVLEQAHRLRAEFCVAVTGVVEVRPQGNANAEIATGDIEVNATELTVLGESAPLPFQLDESAGEEARLRYRYLDLRREGPGNAIRLRSKVNAAARGVLAAHDFVEIETPTLTRSTPEGARDFLVPARLQPGSFYALPQSPQLFKQLLMVAGMERYYQIARCYRDEDFRADRQPEFTQLDMELSFVDADDVIAISEEVLRAVWSTIGYDLATPIPRMCYDEAMGRFGTDKPDLRFAVELVECTEYFKDTPFRVFQAPYVGAVVMAGGASQPRRTLDGWQEFAKQRGHKGLAYVLVGEDGELSGPVAKNLSDAERAGLAAHVGAAPGDCVFFAAGTPKGARALLGATRIEIAKRLDLIDPNAWAFTWIVKWPLFEPADDATAAGDVAVGSGNWTAVHHAFTAPMPESEATFDTDPGSALANAYDIVCNGNEIGGGSIRIHRRDVQERVFAMMGIDHDEAREKFGFLLDAFTFGAPPHGGIAFGWDRIVALLAGVDSIREVIAFPKSGGGVDPLTDAPAPITALQRKEAGIDAKPEPK